A single window of Crassostrea angulata isolate pt1a10 chromosome 8, ASM2561291v2, whole genome shotgun sequence DNA harbors:
- the LOC128160481 gene encoding uncharacterized protein LOC128160481, whose protein sequence is MYAFKQNQVLSLLRLWVYTTIAFPKVASYICDPDSSECETTLVVENYLTMIHERFSAVFVSNRHIYQYNVKNTTMAKPIPNQDVITADGWETPRMVTVVNRSLPAPDIIVYEGQSVKVHVINKMHSDSVTIHWHGLHQHNTPYMDGVPFITQCPILPGQKFTYKFQAYPRGSFWYHSHSGSQRSNGLAGAFIVRKRERNPIQEHIMQVMEWNHDHDSLKQTLLHEHRVVENRSPISSSSSHDGMIFSNMVFHSALINGKGRFYYDQSTKHHNGAPLEIFNVRRGFTYRFRVLATGANFPFRISVDGHVLTVIESDGYSIQPIIVESFVINPGERFDFQLETIRPVGNYWIRAKTLENKRHSEAEAILRYDGADDIEPTTQRGVCTEYDPCRVLNCPFSAFGFMTGIECIPFDHLKSDREYDPAPPYVPGRFQEHFLNFGFPGKHPSVNGNVFKMPGVTALTQAHKIDNQCSSMCEQDNECKCTFSLQIKHGNTVQLVLSNLGLGAGWFHPIHMHGHSFHVIKMGYATFDEKYGFLEEQNSDIDCSGGEKRSNDYSFCKNATWRNQSWLNGNIPGQELRYPPRKDTIIVPDGGYAVIRFKANNPGIWIIHCHIEIHSLQGMALLLNESFPYIPRTPKNFPKCSEFDATDVYLH, encoded by the exons ATGTATGCGTTTAAACAAAACCAG GTCTTGAGCCTGCTTAGATTGTGGGTGTACACAACGATTGCCTTTCCAAAGGTAGCGTCTTATATTTGTGACCCGGACAGTTCAGAATGTGAAACTACATTAGTTGTGGAGAATTATCTAACAATGATTCACGAACGGTTTTCTGCAGTGTTTGTTTCTAATAGACACATTTATCAGTATAACGTGAAAAATACAACAATGGCGAAACCCATACCAAATCAAGATGTTATAACAGCTGATGGTTGGGAGACGCCGCGAATGGTTACAGTTGTCAATCGATCGCTGCCAGCACCTGATATAATTGTTTACGAAGGACAATCTGTTAAAGTCCACgtcataaataaaatgcattcGGATTCAGTGACGATACATTGGCATGGCCTTCACCAGCATAACACACCTTACATGGATGGTGTACCGTTTATCACTCAGTGTCCTATCTTACCAGGccaaaaatttacatacaaattcCAGGCTTATCCAAGGGGTAGTTTCTGGTATCATTCGCATTCGGGTTCTCAGCGATCAAATGGACTGGCTGGAGCTTTTATTGTTAGAAAGAGAGAACGTAATCCTATTCAAGAACATATAATGCAGGTGATGGAGTGGAACCATGATCATGATTCTCTGAAACAAACGTTGCTTCATGAACacagagtggttgaaaatagaTCTCCTATATCCTCATCTAGTTCTCACGACGGAATGATTTTCAGTAATATGGTTTTTCATTCTGCTTTAATTAATGGTAAAGGGCGTTTTTATTATGACCAATCAACAAAACACCATAATGGTGCGCCCTTAGAAATCTTTAATGTGAGAAGGGGCTTTACCTATCGATTCCGAGTACTCGCGACCGGAGCAAACTTTCCATTCCGGATATCTGTTGACGgccatgttttgactgtaaTAGAATCAGATGGATACTCCATTCAACCGATTATTGTGGAATCATTCGTTATCAATCCCGGCGAACGGTTCGATTTTCAACTAGAAACTATACGTCCTGTGGGTAACTACTGGATCCGTGCAAAAACATTGGAGAACAAACGTCACTCTGAAGCAGAGGCGATATTGAGATATGATGGTGCTGATGATATTGAACCAACCACGCAACGAGGTGTCTGTACCGAATATGATCCATGTCGTGTATTAAATTGTCCGTTTTCTGCATTTGGATTTATGACAGGAATAGAGTGTATTCCGTTTGATCACTTAAAATCAGACCGAGAATACGACCCTGCACCTCCATATGTTCCTGGAAGGTTTCAAgaacattttttgaattttggATTCCCTGGTAAACACCCATCTGTaaacggaaatgtttttaaaatgcctGGTGTGACAGCATTAACACAAGCACATAAAATTGATAACCAATGTTCGAGCATGTGTGAGCAAGATAACGAATGTAAATGCACATTTTCTCTACAAATTAAACACGGCAATACTGTGCAGCTGGTTCTCTCAAACCTTGGTTTGGGAGCTGGTTGGTTTCATCCTATTCATATGCATGGGCATTCATTTCACGTCATCAAAATGGGATACGCTACATTTGACGAAAAGTATGGTTTTCTCGAGGAACAAAATAGTGATATCGATTGCAGTGGAGGGGAAAAACGAAGCAATGACTACAGCTTCTGTAAAAACGCCACCTGGCGGAACCAATCTTGGTTAAATGGTAACATACCAGGGCAAGAACTAAGGTACCCTCCTCGTAAAGATACAATAATTGTTCCAGACGGTGGTTATGCTGTTATACGATTCAAGGCTAATAATCCAGGAATCTGGATTATTCATTGTCATATCGAGATACATTCGCTACAAGGAATGGCTTTATTATTAAACGAGTCATTCCCGTATATACCCAGAACACCAAAGAACTTTCCAAAGTGTTCAGAGTTTGATGCTACTgatgtatatttacattga
- the LOC128160578 gene encoding heavy metal-binding protein HIP-like, with protein MQRTFNMWLRYLALGAIVCVCSCTEEPANLAANEDENIDILEELRLLRKMVVENRILITKQETELKTVKRELEETKRNCHCGSTSDEKKITAKKVEVPQKKATLIRRGRIIPPTSHDGPVAFYGYMSTPMTNIGGHHTLVFDVIKTNSGNGLHPTTGVFMAPSSGFYVFTWTIREFDNSYHSVELVVNGQEVGALYQHAGPGEDDMSSTTVVIHVNEGEDVFLRTKMDFNQGVINSSIHGYSSFAGWKLN; from the exons ATGCAACGCACCTTTAACATGTGGCTGCGTTATTTAGCCCTCGGGGCCATTGTTTGCGTTTGTTCTTGTACAGAAGAACCTGCGAATCTCGCCGCCAACGAAGACGAAAACATtgatattttagaagagttaaGGTTATTACGGAAAATGGTAGTAGAAAATAGAATACTGATCACAAAACAAGAAACGGAGCTAAAGACCGTGAAACGCGAGCTCGAAGAGACAAAAAGAAATTGTCATTGTGGATCAACGTctgatgaaaagaaaattacagCCAAAAAAGTAGAAGTCCCTCAGAAAAAGGCAACGCTAATCCGTAGAG GTAGGATAATTCCCCCCACTTCTCATGATGGACCCGTTGCGTTCTATGGTTACATGTCTACTCCAATGACGAACATCGGTGGCCACCATACTCTGGTCTTTGATGTCATCAAAACTAACTCTGGAAACGGACTACATCCTACCACAGGAGTCTTCATGGCACCGAGCTCTGGATTTTACGTTTTCACTTGGACTATTAGAGAATTTGACAATAGTTACCACAGCGTGGAACTGGTCGTGAATGGACAGGAAGTCGGGGCTCTCTATCAACACGCTGGACCTGGAGAGGACGATATGAGTAGTACCACTGTGGTCATCCATGTCAATGAGGGGGAAGACGTTTTCTTGAGAACCAAAATGGATTTCAACCAAGGAGTGATTAATAGCAGCATACATGGATACTCTTCCTTTGCGGGATGGAagctgaattaa